From a single Streptomyces liliifuscus genomic region:
- a CDS encoding SGNH/GDSL hydrolase family protein yields MRKRGHGSRGVAAAAVAALLGVAGLAGCDASGGNSPGPSGTSARAAKPSPKPTPAWDSSPRSLAAVGDSITRGFDACSVLSDCPEVSWATGTDLKVNSLAVRLLGPAGAAQRSWNYAQTGSRMTDLPGQMAQAATKKPELVTVMAGANDACRSSVSAMTSVAEFRTQFQDALTTLREALPKTQVYVSSVPDLKRLWSEGRTNQLSKQIWKLGICPSMLGDADALDSAATLRRDTVQDRVESYNSVLREVCAKDERCRFDGGAVFEYRFGTKQLSHWDWFHPSKNGQARLAEMAYAAVTSRTPPA; encoded by the coding sequence ATGCGGAAGCGTGGTCACGGTTCACGAGGTGTCGCCGCGGCCGCGGTGGCGGCTCTGCTGGGTGTCGCGGGACTGGCCGGATGCGACGCCAGTGGCGGCAACTCCCCGGGGCCCTCCGGCACCTCCGCGCGGGCCGCGAAACCGTCCCCGAAACCCACTCCCGCCTGGGACAGCAGCCCCCGCTCACTGGCCGCCGTCGGCGACTCCATCACCCGCGGCTTCGACGCCTGCTCGGTACTGTCCGACTGCCCCGAGGTCTCGTGGGCGACCGGCACCGACTTGAAGGTGAACAGCCTCGCGGTACGGCTCCTCGGCCCGGCCGGTGCCGCCCAGCGCAGCTGGAACTACGCGCAGACCGGCTCCCGCATGACCGATCTGCCCGGCCAGATGGCCCAGGCCGCGACGAAGAAGCCCGAGCTGGTCACGGTGATGGCCGGCGCGAACGACGCCTGCCGTTCGTCGGTGTCCGCGATGACCTCGGTGGCGGAGTTCCGCACCCAGTTCCAGGACGCGCTGACCACACTGCGGGAGGCTCTGCCGAAGACGCAGGTGTACGTGTCCAGCGTGCCCGATCTGAAGCGGTTGTGGTCGGAGGGGCGGACCAACCAGCTGAGCAAGCAGATCTGGAAGCTCGGGATCTGCCCGTCGATGCTGGGTGACGCCGACGCGTTGGACTCGGCTGCGACGTTGCGGCGGGACACCGTGCAGGATCGGGTGGAGTCGTACAACTCGGTGTTGCGGGAAGTGTGCGCGAAGGACGAGCGGTGCCGGTTCGATGGTGGGGCGGTGTTCGAGTATCGGTTCGGTACGAAGCAGTTGAGTCACTGGGACTGGTTCCATCCCAGCAAGAACGGGCAGGCCCGGCTTGCTGAGATGGCGTACGCGGCTGTGACCTCGCGTACGCCTCCTGCGTGA
- a CDS encoding beta-glucosidase H — MAGTQGTRSTPADQAREAVVETALAKLDLDAKTRLLAGQDMWSLPALPEIGLKSLVMSDGPIGVRGVRWTADDPSIALPSPTALAATWDPALARRAGTLLAQEARRKGVHVLLAPTVNLHRSPLGGRHFEAYSEDPYLTGRIGSGYVTGVQEGGVGTTVKHFVANDAETDRFTVNNVVSRRALRELYLAPFEAIVENAHPWGIMTAYNSVNGTTMTEHRYLVDEILRGEWGFDGFNVSDWMAARSTVDAVEGGLDVAMPGPTTVYGEKLAVAVRAGEVAETKVDEAVRNVLRLAARVGILDGAEPVVTDFPAEVDGESLAREIARRAFVLVRNEGALPIPEGRSVALIGAAARDARVLGGGSAVVFPARVVSPLDGLTAALPEGTLTYAVGADPNEELAAADKGFELRAVCRDSAGTVVGTGSAPSGHLQWMGDDLPDGVTHDNLHSVELTGTFTPRESGPHTFGIKGLGAFTLTVDGTTYFDEVQRAEKDDPFVTFFGAPVERATVDLTAGDTYEVSLRHVVSVPENVPMKVVAFTLTHKEPQRDPDELIAEAVEAARAADTAVVVVATTERVESEGFDRKDLRLPGRQDELVHAIAAANPNTVVIVNSGSPVELPWRDDVSAVLLSWFPGQEGGAALADVLTGTHEPGGRLPTTWGSFTDAPVTRVTPTDGELPYTEDVFIGYRAWEKEGRTPTYPFGHGLGYTDWTYDSIDVTGTTVTVRITNSGTREGRETVQIYLAPTEPDTTRPTRWLAGFATAEALPGEAATVTVELPTRAFETWDEKTNAWTPRRGSYEIEASHSITDCRLRASIEV; from the coding sequence ATGGCGGGAACCCAGGGAACCCGGTCCACCCCGGCCGACCAGGCACGCGAGGCCGTGGTCGAGACCGCGCTCGCGAAACTCGACCTGGACGCGAAGACGCGGCTGCTCGCCGGACAGGACATGTGGTCCCTGCCCGCCCTGCCGGAGATCGGCCTGAAGTCGCTGGTCATGTCCGACGGTCCGATAGGGGTACGGGGCGTGCGCTGGACCGCCGACGACCCGTCCATCGCCCTGCCGTCCCCGACCGCGCTCGCCGCCACCTGGGACCCCGCCCTGGCCCGCCGCGCCGGCACCCTCCTCGCCCAGGAGGCCCGCCGCAAGGGCGTCCACGTCCTGCTCGCCCCCACGGTCAACCTGCACCGATCACCGCTCGGCGGCCGTCACTTCGAGGCGTACAGCGAGGATCCGTATCTCACCGGGCGGATCGGCTCCGGGTACGTGACCGGCGTCCAGGAGGGTGGCGTCGGCACCACCGTCAAGCACTTCGTCGCCAACGACGCCGAGACCGACCGCTTCACCGTGAACAACGTGGTCTCCCGACGCGCCCTGCGCGAGCTCTACCTGGCCCCCTTCGAGGCGATCGTCGAGAACGCCCACCCCTGGGGCATCATGACCGCCTACAACTCGGTCAACGGCACGACGATGACCGAGCACCGCTACCTGGTCGACGAGATCCTGCGCGGCGAGTGGGGCTTCGACGGCTTCAACGTCTCCGACTGGATGGCCGCCCGCTCCACCGTCGACGCCGTCGAGGGCGGCCTGGACGTCGCGATGCCGGGACCCACCACCGTGTACGGCGAGAAACTCGCCGTCGCCGTCCGCGCCGGAGAGGTGGCGGAGACCAAGGTCGACGAAGCCGTACGCAACGTGCTGCGCCTGGCCGCCCGCGTCGGCATCCTGGACGGCGCCGAACCGGTGGTCACCGACTTCCCGGCGGAGGTCGACGGAGAGTCGCTGGCCCGTGAGATCGCCCGCCGCGCCTTCGTGCTCGTACGCAACGAAGGCGCCCTCCCGATCCCCGAGGGCCGGTCGGTCGCCCTCATCGGCGCCGCCGCCCGCGACGCCCGGGTCCTCGGCGGCGGCTCCGCCGTCGTGTTCCCCGCCCGGGTCGTCTCCCCGCTCGACGGCCTCACCGCCGCACTGCCCGAGGGCACGCTGACGTACGCGGTCGGCGCCGACCCGAACGAGGAACTCGCCGCCGCCGACAAGGGATTCGAACTGCGAGCGGTCTGCCGCGACTCCGCAGGCACCGTCGTCGGCACGGGCTCCGCACCGAGCGGTCACCTCCAGTGGATGGGCGACGACCTGCCCGACGGAGTCACCCACGACAACCTCCACAGCGTCGAACTCACCGGCACCTTCACCCCGCGCGAGAGCGGCCCGCACACCTTCGGCATCAAGGGACTCGGCGCCTTCACGCTCACGGTCGACGGCACGACGTACTTCGACGAGGTCCAACGGGCGGAGAAGGACGACCCGTTCGTGACGTTCTTCGGCGCTCCGGTCGAGCGGGCCACGGTGGACCTGACCGCCGGTGACACCTACGAGGTCTCACTGCGCCATGTCGTCTCCGTCCCCGAGAACGTCCCCATGAAGGTCGTCGCCTTCACGCTCACCCACAAGGAGCCCCAGCGCGACCCGGACGAACTGATCGCCGAAGCCGTCGAGGCCGCCCGCGCCGCCGACACCGCGGTCGTCGTGGTCGCCACCACCGAACGCGTCGAGTCCGAGGGCTTCGACCGCAAGGACCTCCGACTCCCCGGCCGCCAGGACGAGTTGGTCCACGCGATCGCCGCCGCCAACCCCAACACCGTCGTGATCGTCAACTCCGGCTCCCCGGTGGAACTCCCGTGGCGCGACGACGTGTCCGCCGTACTCCTCAGCTGGTTCCCGGGCCAGGAGGGCGGCGCCGCCCTAGCCGACGTCCTCACCGGCACCCACGAGCCCGGCGGCCGCCTCCCCACCACCTGGGGCTCCTTCACCGACGCCCCGGTCACCCGGGTCACCCCCACCGACGGCGAACTCCCCTACACCGAGGACGTGTTCATCGGCTACCGGGCCTGGGAGAAGGAGGGCCGCACCCCGACCTACCCCTTCGGCCACGGCCTCGGCTACACGGACTGGACGTACGACTCCATCGACGTGACGGGCACAACGGTCACGGTCCGCATCACCAACTCCGGCACCCGCGAGGGCCGAGAGACCGTCCAGATCTACCTGGCTCCCACAGAGCCCGACACCACCCGCCCGACGCGTTGGCTGGCAGGCTTCGCAACGGCGGAGGCACTCCCGGGCGAAGCAGCCACAGTCACCGTCGAACTCCCCACCCGAGCCTTCGAGACCTGGGACGAGAAGACCAACGCCTGGACACCGAGGAGGGGTTCATACGAGATCGAGGCGTCCCACTCGATCACCGACTGCAGGCTGAGGGCGAGCATTGAAGTCTGA